Proteins encoded by one window of Macaca fascicularis isolate 582-1 chromosome 10, T2T-MFA8v1.1:
- the LOC135965494 gene encoding ral-GDS-related protein-like, which yields MGSIWGQRHQKGSEHVAPTVCATIAHFNRLTNCVTTSCLGDHSMRAQDRARVVEHWIKVARECLRLNNFSSVHAIVSALRSNPIHRLHKTWAGVSSKSTKYLKELCKKDTAVKRDLLIKVQWSLGDAAQVFKGQRKE from the exons ATGGGCTCCATCTGGGGCCAACGACATCAGAAGGGGAGTGAGCATGTGGCACCCACAGTTTGTGCCACCATTGCACACTTCAACAGGCTCACCAACTGTGTCACCACCTCCTGCCTCGGGGACCACAGCATGAGGGCCCAGGACAGGGCCAGGGTGGTGGAGCACTGGATCAAGGTGGCCAGG gAGTGCCTACGCCTCAACAACTTCTCCTCAGTGCACGCCATCGTCTCTGCTCTGCGCAGCAACCCAATACATCGGCTACACAAGACGTGGGCAGGAGTGTCCAG CAAGAGcacaaaatatctaaaagaaCTCTGCAAAAAGGACACTGCAGTGAAGAGGGACCTGCTGATCAAGGTACAATGGAGTCTGGGAGATGCGGCACAAGTGTTTAAGGGTCAGAGAAAAGAGTGA